The Dunckerocampus dactyliophorus isolate RoL2022-P2 chromosome 1, RoL_Ddac_1.1, whole genome shotgun sequence genome has a segment encoding these proteins:
- the LOC129182388 gene encoding F-box only protein 6-like produces the protein MGATQSSDMAASSRSLSSGPIMSSSLPKFPIPIEVLEEIFINLPPDQVVQICRLVCRQWKDIADSQSLWRDRCRREGYHLRDVSKVPKDWRLFYFLCRKRRNLLKNPRAEDKMRGWQILENSGDRWKVEGVMVPHPNEMVKKNFVTSYGMCRKSQLIDLEMEGYNASFMDHFQPDIKISDWYAPRWDCGCQFKIHVELLNQKKKPIQIFSPEEIYFEQWSDPKWNQITHMFQNYGPGVRYIRFIHGGKDTQFWAGWYGIRLTDSCVEICPAMDT, from the exons ATGGGTGCAACTCAGAGCTCTGATATGGCCGCCTCGAGTCGAAGTCTGTCTTCAGGTCCTATCATGTCCAGCTCGCTGCCTAAG TTCCCTATTCCCATAGAAGTCCTGGAGGAGATCTTCATTAATCTCCCCCCAGATCAGGTGGTTCAGATTTGTCGGTTAGTGTGTCGTCAATGGAAAGACATTGCTGACAGCCAGTCTTTATGGAGAGACAGATGCAGGAGAGAAGGCTACCACCTCCGTGATGTTTCGAAAGTACCCAAAGACTGGAGGTTATTTTACTTCTTGTGCAGGAAAAGACGGAATCTTCTCAAGAACCCAAGAGCAGAAG ATAAAATGAGGGGTTGGCAAATACTGGAGAACAGCGGGGACCGATGGAAAGTAGAGGGTGTCATGGTGCCACATCCCAATGAAATGGTCAAGAAAAACTTTGTGACTTCGTATGG CATGTGCAGGAAGTCCCAGCTGATTGATTTGGAGATGGAAGGTTATAATGCATCATTCATGGATCACTTCCAGCCAGACATCAAAATATCAGATTG GTATGCTCCTCGCTGGGACTGTGGCTGTCAATTCAAGATTCACGTGGAGCTGCTGAATCAAAAGAAGAAGCCAATTCAGATCTTTTCCCCTGAGGAGATTTATTTTGAGCAATGGAGCGATCCTAAATGGAATCAG ataaCACACATGTTCCAGAACTATGGGCCAGGAGTGAGATACATCCGCTTTATCCATGGAGGCAAAGACACACAGTTCTGGGCTGGGTGGTATGGAATTCGCCTTACAGACAGCTGTGTTGAGATATGCCCTGCAATGGACACATAG
- the LOC129182394 gene encoding CMRF35-like molecule 7 isoform X3 — MSQMTVGKRQIRPWIEALLLFILWLPKHSADPDQLTAPRIINAAYGGSVTVSCHYDPQFRDNTKYWCKGPIYELCKIVVKTPKKRHSDRCSIADDKEAGAFTVTMSSIRRSDQDMYWCVLARPGRNIFTGVKLIVSNKVIAATSTTPTNSLETNEQDNIR; from the exons ATGTCCCAAATGACTGTGGGCAAAAGGCAGATTAGACCCTGGATTGAAG cTCTGCTACTCTTCATCCTCTGGCTTCCAAAACATTCAGCAGACCCTGATCAGCTGACAGCTCCAAGGATCATAAACGCAGCGTATGGCGGATCTGTGACTGTGTCCTGTCATTATGACCCTCAGTTCAGAGACAACACGAAGTACTGGTGCAAGGGGCCAATATATGAGCTGTGTAAGATTGTTGTTAAAACGCCGAAGAAGCGCCACAGTGACAGATGCTCCATTGCTGATGACAAAGAGGCAGGAGCCTTCACTGTTACTATGTCATCTATTAGACGAAGTGATCAGGACATGTACTGGTGTGTTCTTGCCAGGCCTGGAAGGAATATTTTCACTGGCGTCAAGCTCATCGTCTCCAACAAAG TGATAGCAGCAACCAGCACAACACCAACAAATTCTTTGGAGACCAATGAACAAGACAACATTCGGTGA
- the LOC129182405 gene encoding cell division control protein 42 homolog isoform X1, giving the protein MQTIKCVVVGDGAVGKTCLLISYTTNKFPSEYVPTVFDNYAVTVMIGGEPYTLGLFDTAGQEDYDRLRPLSYPQTDVFLVCFSVVSPSSFENVKEKWVPEITHHCPKTPFLLVGTQIDLRDDPSTVEKLAKNKQKPITPETAEKLARDLKAVKYVECSALTQKGLKNVFDEAILAALEPPEPKKRRKCVLL; this is encoded by the exons ATGCAGACCATCAAATGTGTGGTGGTGGGTGATGGAGCAGTGGGAAAAACTTGTCTACTGATTTCATACACCACCAACAAATTCCCATCTGAATATGTACCAACA GTGTTTGACAACTATGCAGTAACTGTTATGATCGGGGGTGAACCATACACCCTTGGCTTATTTGACACAGCag GTCAGGAAGATTATGACAGGTTACGACCACTAAGCTACCCACAGACAGATGTCTTCTTAGTCTGCTTCTCAGTTGTTTCGCCGTCATCATTTGAAAATGTCAAGGAAAAG TGGGTTCCTGAAATTACTCACCACTGTCCCAAGACCCCATTCCTATTGGTAGGCACTCAGATTGACCTGCGTGATGACCCTTCCACTGTGGAGAAGTTAGCCAAGAACAAACAGAAGCCAATCACCCCGGAGACAGCAGAGAAGCTGGCCCGTGACCTAAAGGCCGTTAAATACGTGGAGTGCTCAGCCCTTACACAG AAAGGATTAAAGAATGTGTTTGATGAGGCAATACTGGCTGCCCTGGAGCCCCCTGAACCTAAGAAAAGACGTAAATGTGTTCTGCTCTAA
- the dnajc11a gene encoding dnaJ homolog subfamily C member 11a, with protein sequence MASALEDDEISSDDYYSLLNVRREATQDELKAAYRRLCMLYHPDKHRDPELKRQAEQLFNLVHEAYEVLSDPQARAIYDVYGKRGLDVEGWEVVERKRTPAEIREEYERLQKEREERRLQQRTNPKGTISVGIDATDLFDHYEEDYEDMVGGGIPHVEINKMHISQSIEAPLTTNDTAILSGSLSTHNGNGGGTINLALRRVTSAQGWGEIELGAGDTHGPLFGMKIFRNLTPRCFVTGQCGLQFSSRGVRPGITTVLARHLDKNTMGYLQWRWGIHSSMNTSIVRDTKSSHFTFTVQLGIPHTFMMMSYQYKFQDEDQTKIKGSIKSGFFGTVVEYGAERKISRHSILGATVSVGVPQGVSLKVKLNRASQTYFFPIHLTDQLLPSAVFYATVGPLVVYLAMQRLVIRPYVRAQKEQDLEKQRESSASNIAKKKQEAEAAVLLMQESVRRIIEAEESRMGLIILNAWYGKFVTDNSRKHERAKVIDVTVPLQCLVKDSKLILTEATKSGLPGFYDPCVGEEKSLKVLYQFRGVMHQVLSGDAEPLRIPKQSHRIDTDT encoded by the exons ATGGCGTCTGCCTTGGAAGATGATGAGATCTCCAGTGATGATTACTATTCACTACTAAATGTCAGGCGAGAG GCAACACAGGATGAGTTGAAGGCAGCGTACAGGCGCCTCTGCATGTTATATCACCCAGACAAACATCGGGATCCAGAACTTAAGCGACAAGCAGAGCAGCTATTTAACCTCGTACATGAAGCTTATGAAG TGCTCAGTGATCCACAGGCACGCGCAATCTATGATGTGTATGGCAAGCGTGGACTTGATGTGGAAGGATGGGAG GTGGTGGAGAGGAAAAGAACTCCTGCAGAGATCAGAGAGGAGTATGAGCGGCTTCAGAAAGAACGAGAGGAGCGAAGACTCCAGCAAAGGACCAACCCAAAG GGAACGATTAGTGTGGGCATTGATGCCACGGACCTCTTTGACCACTATGAAGAGGACTATGAGGACATGGTTGGAGGAGGCATCCCACACGTGGAAATCAACAAGATGCACATATCACAATCCATCGAG GCCCCTCTTACCACAAATGACACAGCCATCTTGTCCGGTTCCTTGTCCACACACAATGGAAACGGAGGCGGCACTATAAACCTGGCCCTGAGGAGAGTCACCTCAGCTCAGGGATGGGGGGAG ATAGAGCTCGGCGCAGGGGACACACATGGACCTCTCTTTGGAATGAAGATATTCCGAAATTTGACGCCTCGGTG CTTTGTGACGGGGCAGTGCGGGCTCCAGTTTTCATCACGGGGCGTGCGTCCTGGCATAACCACAGTGCTGGCCCGTCACCTCGACAAGAACACAATGGGCTACCTGCAATGGCGTTGGGGGATCCACTCCTCTATGAACACCAGCATAGTCAGGGACACCAAGAGCAGCCATTTTACATTCACAGTGCAG CTTGGCATTCCACACACTTTTATGATGATGAGCTACCAGTACAAGTTCCAGGATGAAGACCAGACAAAGATTAAGGGCTCAATAAA GTCTGGTTTCTTCGGAACTGTGGTAGAATATGGCGCTGAGAGGAAAATCAGTAGACACAGCATTTTGGGGGCTACAGTCAGTGTAGGTGTGCCCCAAGGTGTCTCGCTCAAGGTCAA ACTAAACAGAGCCAGCCAGACTTATTTCTTCCCCATTCACCTGACCGACCAACTTCTGCCAAGTGCTGTATTTTACGCCACAGTTGGACCACTGGTTGTCTACCTCGCCATGCAGCGACTTGTTATTCGGCCGTATGTACGAGCTCAGAAGGAACA AGACTTGGAGAAGCAGCGTGAGAGCTCAGCCTCAAACATAGCCAAAAAGAAACAGGAGGCAGAGGCTGCG GTATTGCTCATGCAGGAGTCCGTGCGGAGGATTATTGAAGCTGAGGAGTCTCGAATGG GTCTAATCATCCTCAATGCCTGGTATGGCAAGTTTGTGACAGACAACAGCCGAAAACACGAGAGGGCAAAGGTCATTGATGTGACTGTGCCACTGCAGTGTCTTGTGAAAGACTCTAAACTCATCCTGACCGAGGCCACAAAG TCAGGACTCCCGGGCTTCTACGACCCCTGTGTGGGAGAGGAGAAGAGTCTAAAGGTGCTGTATCAGTTCCGCGGCGTCATGCATCAAGTCCTGTCAGGAGATGCAGAACCACTCAGGATACCAAAGCAAT CTCACAGGATTGACACAGACACATAG
- the LOC129182394 gene encoding CMRF35-like molecule 1 isoform X2: MRTSGKSLGFFTLLLFILWLPKHSADPDQLTAPRIINAAYGGSVTVSCHYDPQFRDNTKYWCKGPIYELCKIVVKTPKKRHSDRCSIADDKEAGAFTVTMSSIRRSDQDMYWCVLARPGRNIFTGVKLIVSNKVIAATSTTPTNSLETNEQDNIRWWKPLRWIIFSSMVFSLISVHIAAWRIKAAHRIWHSNVPQHNSNIYG; the protein is encoded by the exons ATGAGAACATCAGGGAAATCTTTGGGCTTTTTCA cTCTGCTACTCTTCATCCTCTGGCTTCCAAAACATTCAGCAGACCCTGATCAGCTGACAGCTCCAAGGATCATAAACGCAGCGTATGGCGGATCTGTGACTGTGTCCTGTCATTATGACCCTCAGTTCAGAGACAACACGAAGTACTGGTGCAAGGGGCCAATATATGAGCTGTGTAAGATTGTTGTTAAAACGCCGAAGAAGCGCCACAGTGACAGATGCTCCATTGCTGATGACAAAGAGGCAGGAGCCTTCACTGTTACTATGTCATCTATTAGACGAAGTGATCAGGACATGTACTGGTGTGTTCTTGCCAGGCCTGGAAGGAATATTTTCACTGGCGTCAAGCTCATCGTCTCCAACAAAG TGATAGCAGCAACCAGCACAACACCAACAAATTCTTTGGAGACCAATGAACAAGACAACATTCG GTGGTGGAAGCCGCTTCGATGGATCATCTTTTCTTCAATGGTGTTTAGTTTAATATCAGTTCATATAGCTGCGTGGAGGATAAAGGCTGCACACAGAATATGGCACAGCAATGTTCCTCAACACAATTCCAATATATATGGGTGA
- the LOC129182394 gene encoding CMRF35-like molecule 7 isoform X1, with translation MSQMTVGKRQIRPWIEALLLFILWLPKHSADPDQLTAPRIINAAYGGSVTVSCHYDPQFRDNTKYWCKGPIYELCKIVVKTPKKRHSDRCSIADDKEAGAFTVTMSSIRRSDQDMYWCVLARPGRNIFTGVKLIVSNKVIAATSTTPTNSLETNEQDNIRWWKPLRWIIFSSMVFSLISVHIAAWRIKAAHRIWHSNVPQHNSNIYG, from the exons ATGTCCCAAATGACTGTGGGCAAAAGGCAGATTAGACCCTGGATTGAAG cTCTGCTACTCTTCATCCTCTGGCTTCCAAAACATTCAGCAGACCCTGATCAGCTGACAGCTCCAAGGATCATAAACGCAGCGTATGGCGGATCTGTGACTGTGTCCTGTCATTATGACCCTCAGTTCAGAGACAACACGAAGTACTGGTGCAAGGGGCCAATATATGAGCTGTGTAAGATTGTTGTTAAAACGCCGAAGAAGCGCCACAGTGACAGATGCTCCATTGCTGATGACAAAGAGGCAGGAGCCTTCACTGTTACTATGTCATCTATTAGACGAAGTGATCAGGACATGTACTGGTGTGTTCTTGCCAGGCCTGGAAGGAATATTTTCACTGGCGTCAAGCTCATCGTCTCCAACAAAG TGATAGCAGCAACCAGCACAACACCAACAAATTCTTTGGAGACCAATGAACAAGACAACATTCG GTGGTGGAAGCCGCTTCGATGGATCATCTTTTCTTCAATGGTGTTTAGTTTAATATCAGTTCATATAGCTGCGTGGAGGATAAAGGCTGCACACAGAATATGGCACAGCAATGTTCCTCAACACAATTCCAATATATATGGGTGA
- the LOC129182405 gene encoding cell division control protein 42 homolog isoform X2: protein MQTIKCVVVGDGAVGKTCLLISYTTNKFPSEYVPTVFDNYAVTVMIGGEPYTLGLFDTAGQEDYDRLRPLSYPQTDVFLVCFSVVSPSSFENVKEKWVPEITHHCPKTPFLLVGTQIDLRDDPSTVEKLAKNKQKPITPETAEKLARDLKAVKYVECSALTQRGLKNVFDEAILAALEPPETQRKRKCCLF, encoded by the exons ATGCAGACCATCAAATGTGTGGTGGTGGGTGATGGAGCAGTGGGAAAAACTTGTCTACTGATTTCATACACCACCAACAAATTCCCATCTGAATATGTACCAACA GTGTTTGACAACTATGCAGTAACTGTTATGATCGGGGGTGAACCATACACCCTTGGCTTATTTGACACAGCag GTCAGGAAGATTATGACAGGTTACGACCACTAAGCTACCCACAGACAGATGTCTTCTTAGTCTGCTTCTCAGTTGTTTCGCCGTCATCATTTGAAAATGTCAAGGAAAAG TGGGTTCCTGAAATTACTCACCACTGTCCCAAGACCCCATTCCTATTGGTAGGCACTCAGATTGACCTGCGTGATGACCCTTCCACTGTGGAGAAGTTAGCCAAGAACAAACAGAAGCCAATCACCCCGGAGACAGCAGAGAAGCTGGCCCGTGACCTAAAGGCCGTTAAATACGTGGAGTGCTCAGCCCTTACACAG CGGGGACTGAAGAACGTATTTGATGAGGCTATCCTAGCCGCTTTAGAGCCCCCTGAAACTCAAAGAAAGAGAAAATGCTGTTTGTTCTGA